DNA from Krasilnikovia cinnamomea:
CGCAGCGGCGCGGTCAGCGTCACCGTGGCGGCGTCGCGCCGCGCGGCCCGCCAGGCCGCGCCGCCGCGCTGCGGGCGTACCGGGCTGGCGTCGGCGAAGGCCCGCGCGACCGCCCGGCGCGCCTCGTTGTTCCCGCCCCAGTTCCGGTCCGGGTGCACCCGGTTGGTCAGCAGGATCACGAACGAGTGCGACAGCGGATCCACGACCACGGACGTGCCGGTGAAGCCGGTGTGGCCGAACGTCACCGGCGAGCTCAGCGCGTCCATGTACCAGGGCGCGTTCAGCTCGAACCCGAGGCCCCGGTCGCCGTCCGGGGTGTGCACCCGGGCGGTCAGCATCGCCCGTACGGTGCTCGCGCGCAGGATCCGGGCGCCGCCGTAGCGGCCGCCGCCGAGCAGCGCCTGGCACAGCACCGCCAGGTCGTCGGCGGTGGAGAAGACGCCCGCGTGCCCGGCGCCGCCGCCGAGGCTCCAGGCGTTCTCGTCGTGGACCTCGCCCCACACCATGCCGCGACCGGCGTACGGCTGGTACTCGGTCGCCGCCACCCGCTCGCGGTTCCGTGGGTGGTAGCCAGTGTCGGCCATGCCCAGCGGGCCGGTGATCCCGGCGTGGACCGCCCGGTCGAGCCGCAGACGGCTGACCTGTTCGACGAGGGCGCCGAGTGCGATGAACCCGAGGTCGGAGTACAGGTACTGCCCGCCCGGCACCGTGCCGGGCAGCAGCGGGCAGGCCAGCGCCGCGGCCAGCCGGCTCGGCGGGTCCGGATACGCGCTCCACAGTGGCGCGGACGCGGGCAGCCCGGACGTGTGGGTCAGCAGCATCCGGACGGTGACGTCGACCTTGCCGAATTCCGGCACGTACCGGGCCACCGGCGCGTTCAGGTCCACCCGGCCGTGCTCGGCCTGCTGCAGCACGGTGATCGCGGTGAACAGCTTGGACACCGACGCCAGGTCGAAGATGGTGTCGGGGCGGGTGGGCCGCTGCTCGGCCGGGGGCAGTTCGACGCCGGCCCGCTCGGGCGGTGGGCCGACCGCGCGGTAGCGCACGGCGGTGCCGAGCGCCGCGCGTTGCACCACCACGCCGTCGCGCGCGGCGAGCACCACCGCACCGGCGTACGCCGGATGTGCGGGGTGGTCGGTGGTGGGGGAGAGGTACGCCTCGGCGCCGGTGCGCACCCGGTCGACGTACTCCGGGATCAGACCGACCTCCTGGGCCGTGCCGGTGCGCAGCACCCGGGGCCGGAACCGGATGTCGGCAGGGGTCACGCCGGGCTTCGCGCCGGTGTGCGCGGCGGCCTGCCGCGCGGGCGCGGCCAGGCCTGCGGCGGTCGCGATCACGGCCGACCCGGCCGCTCCCAGGACCGTACGCCGATCGACCATCGTCCACCTCCAAGGTCCTCGATGTGAGGATGAAGGTTTCTTACCATTCTTTCAAGAGGGTGGAAGGTTATTGCCATCGCCGCGGCGGCGGGTTAGCGTCCGACGGACCGACGACGCACAGGAGGCGCCATGCGAAACCGGCTGCTGACACTGATCATGTCGCTGGCGC
Protein-coding regions in this window:
- a CDS encoding serine hydrolase, with the translated sequence MVDRRTVLGAAGSAVIATAAGLAAPARQAAAHTGAKPGVTPADIRFRPRVLRTGTAQEVGLIPEYVDRVRTGAEAYLSPTTDHPAHPAYAGAVVLAARDGVVVQRAALGTAVRYRAVGPPPERAGVELPPAEQRPTRPDTIFDLASVSKLFTAITVLQQAEHGRVDLNAPVARYVPEFGKVDVTVRMLLTHTSGLPASAPLWSAYPDPPSRLAAALACPLLPGTVPGGQYLYSDLGFIALGALVEQVSRLRLDRAVHAGITGPLGMADTGYHPRNRERVAATEYQPYAGRGMVWGEVHDENAWSLGGGAGHAGVFSTADDLAVLCQALLGGGRYGGARILRASTVRAMLTARVHTPDGDRGLGFELNAPWYMDALSSPVTFGHTGFTGTSVVVDPLSHSFVILLTNRVHPDRNWGGNNEARRAVARAFADASPVRPQRGGAAWRAARRDAATVTLTAPLRAPAAGPAAAAFLLWYDTEPGYDRVRVESSADGGATWRPVALRLRSATGGWESDGVLDGYGGRHWSAVSATLPPGTTHLRWAYTTDATAQGRGVYVDGVLVLDRTGALFHGEAGDARRFEADGWAPSEM